A genome region from Deltaproteobacteria bacterium PRO3 includes the following:
- a CDS encoding DUF1345 domain-containing protein: MERLIQIGPFTRIFLTLLIAAAVYFPLRSLLSWRTDLLIAWCAGALFFLGQVATMFSLLDAEGVKRRCQRQKSEGHGPMLAGVILTSLVSIAAVIYLLDDVRPEHGFYKLHLGFSLVSIFSSWFIMQAMFAIYYARNYYKKSSALAAKDGLTGGLRFTTEEAPDYWDFLYFSFTLAMCYGVSDILITSKFIRRIALLQTLLSFFYYTVIIGLVMNVIGTLF, from the coding sequence ATGGAACGCCTGATCCAGATCGGCCCCTTCACCCGCATCTTCCTCACCCTGCTCATCGCCGCGGCCGTTTACTTCCCGCTCCGCTCGCTGCTCTCCTGGCGTACCGATCTCTTGATCGCCTGGTGCGCCGGCGCCCTTTTCTTCCTGGGCCAGGTCGCGACGATGTTCAGCCTGCTTGACGCGGAGGGCGTCAAGCGTCGCTGCCAGCGTCAAAAGAGCGAGGGCCACGGACCGATGCTGGCGGGCGTGATCCTGACCTCCCTGGTGAGCATCGCCGCGGTCATCTATCTCTTGGACGACGTGCGACCCGAGCACGGCTTCTACAAGCTGCACCTGGGTTTCTCGCTGGTCTCGATCTTCTCCTCCTGGTTCATCATGCAGGCGATGTTCGCGATCTATTACGCCAGGAACTACTATAAAAAATCCTCGGCCCTCGCCGCCAAGGACGGCCTGACGGGGGGCCTGCGCTTCACTACGGAGGAGGCCCCGGACTACTGGGACTTCCTCTACTTCTCCTTCACGCTGGCGATGTGCTACGGCGTCTCGGACATCCTGATCACCTCCAAATTCATCCGCCGCATCGCGCTGTTGCAGACCCTGCTCTCCTTTTTCTATTACACCGTGATCATCGGCCTGGTGATGAACGTGATCGGGACCCTCTTTTGA